One window of Nocardia nova SH22a genomic DNA carries:
- a CDS encoding TIGR03089 family protein yields MRELNDTLTDALLGPILAREPAAPRITHYDDSTGARIELSALTLANWAAKTANMIRDEFGLAPGARVAVLLPAHWQTAAVLLGCWWAGTEVVLRPDADAELALAWAPRLDETADIAEVAALSLDAMGGPVRDLPPGVTDFATSVRGHGDQFRPAGAGPALDGDDVAKTLAAARGSAERQGFGPADRVLSTTGWDTPTELIDGLLAVYAAGASLVQVTAADPAKLPQRIESERVTIQRG; encoded by the coding sequence ATGCGTGAACTGAACGACACTCTCACCGATGCCCTGCTGGGTCCGATCCTCGCGCGCGAACCCGCGGCGCCGCGGATCACGCACTACGACGACAGCACCGGCGCCCGGATCGAGCTGTCGGCCCTCACGCTGGCGAACTGGGCGGCCAAGACCGCCAATATGATTCGCGACGAATTCGGGCTGGCGCCCGGAGCCCGGGTGGCGGTCCTGCTGCCCGCGCACTGGCAGACCGCCGCGGTACTGCTGGGCTGCTGGTGGGCCGGGACCGAGGTGGTGCTGCGCCCCGACGCCGACGCCGAACTCGCGCTGGCGTGGGCGCCACGGCTCGACGAGACCGCCGACATTGCGGAGGTGGCAGCGCTGTCGCTCGACGCGATGGGCGGCCCGGTCCGGGATCTGCCGCCCGGCGTCACCGATTTCGCGACCTCGGTGCGCGGGCACGGCGACCAGTTCCGCCCCGCCGGTGCGGGCCCCGCACTCGACGGTGACGATGTCGCGAAGACGCTGGCCGCCGCCCGCGGTTCCGCCGAACGGCAGGGGTTCGGACCGGCCGATCGGGTGCTGTCGACCACCGGCTGGGACACCCCCACCGAACTGATCGACGGACTGCTCGCGGTCTACGCCGCCGGCGCCTCCCTGGTGCAGGTCACCGCCGCCGATCCGGCGAAGCTGCCGCAGCGGATCGAATCCGAGCGGGTGACGATTCAGCGCGGCTGA
- a CDS encoding cytochrome P450 — MTPQHWFRWLVVQGTPRLVLKTYARRGEPVAQLMSSPEAVRDPIPLLESVRARGRLVHSPFGWTSADHEVIRTVLRDNSFGVAAAEGFVPTPLRPLLDRVELPPNPVQPPSMLVIDQPEHTRMRKPVASAFTPRAIRRLQDRVESVTAELLDALPPGGAADLVADYAAQVPIAIISEMLGFPDADRKRFLAWGDAVSPMLDIGISWRTTRAASAAIVEMDGYLDAHIARLRREPGEDILSGLVASGDLDDRELKASATLLMGAGFETTVNLISNGVVQLVNHREQLNRLLAEPELWPNAVEEVLRFDSPVQNTGRIAGHDTELAGVHIRKGSTVVLSLSGANRDPAVFAEPHRFDVARANAKDHLTFSSGIHACLGASLARMEGVHALRALFERFPDLVLAGTPQRRPLFTLHGYSRLPVVLGQRAAQTSGV; from the coding sequence ATGACGCCACAGCACTGGTTCCGGTGGTTGGTGGTACAGGGAACGCCACGGCTGGTCCTGAAGACGTACGCGCGCCGCGGCGAGCCCGTCGCGCAGCTGATGTCGAGTCCGGAGGCGGTGCGCGATCCGATACCGCTGCTGGAATCGGTGCGCGCGCGGGGACGGCTGGTGCACTCGCCGTTCGGCTGGACCAGCGCCGATCACGAGGTCATCCGGACGGTCCTGCGCGACAACAGCTTCGGAGTGGCGGCGGCCGAGGGATTCGTCCCCACTCCCCTGCGCCCGCTGCTGGACCGGGTGGAGTTGCCGCCGAATCCGGTGCAGCCGCCGTCGATGCTGGTGATCGATCAGCCGGAGCACACCCGGATGCGCAAGCCGGTGGCCTCGGCGTTCACACCGCGGGCGATCAGGCGGCTGCAGGATCGCGTCGAATCGGTCACGGCCGAACTGCTCGACGCGCTCCCGCCGGGCGGTGCGGCGGATCTGGTGGCCGACTACGCCGCGCAGGTGCCGATCGCGATCATCTCCGAAATGCTCGGCTTCCCCGACGCCGACCGCAAGCGCTTCCTGGCCTGGGGTGACGCTGTGTCGCCCATGCTCGACATCGGGATCAGCTGGCGGACCACGCGGGCGGCTTCGGCGGCGATCGTCGAGATGGACGGTTATCTCGACGCGCACATCGCCCGGCTGCGCCGTGAGCCGGGCGAGGACATTCTGTCCGGCCTGGTCGCCTCGGGTGACCTGGACGACCGGGAACTGAAGGCCTCCGCGACCCTGCTGATGGGCGCCGGATTCGAAACCACGGTCAATCTGATCAGCAACGGCGTTGTGCAGCTGGTGAACCATCGCGAACAGCTGAACCGGCTGCTCGCGGAGCCGGAGCTGTGGCCGAACGCGGTCGAGGAGGTGCTGCGCTTCGACTCACCGGTGCAGAACACCGGGCGCATCGCCGGTCACGACACCGAACTGGCCGGTGTGCATATCCGCAAGGGCAGCACGGTCGTGCTGTCGCTGTCGGGCGCCAATCGCGATCCGGCCGTCTTCGCCGAGCCGCATCGATTCGATGTCGCCCGCGCCAATGCCAAGGACCATCTGACCTTCTCCAGCGGAATCCACGCCTGCCTCGGCGCCAGCCTGGCCCGGATGGAGGGAGTGCACGCGCTGCGGGCATTGTTCGAGCGGTTCCCGGATCTGGTGCTCGCGGGCACGCCGCAGCGGCGGCCGCTGTTCACCCTGCACGGATACAGCCGGCTGCCGGTCGTGCTGGGACAGCGCGCGGCACAGACCAGCGGCGTGTGA
- a CDS encoding SelT/SelW/SelH family protein, translating into MARIAIEYCTQCRWLLRAGWVAQELLSTFGTDLDEVALVPGTGGIFRITVDDEQIWDRKADGGFPDVARLKQRVRDRIDPDRDLGHIDRG; encoded by the coding sequence ATGGCGCGAATCGCGATCGAATATTGCACGCAATGCCGGTGGCTGCTGCGGGCCGGTTGGGTGGCACAGGAGCTGCTCAGCACTTTCGGCACCGACCTCGACGAGGTGGCCCTGGTGCCCGGAACCGGCGGGATCTTCCGGATCACCGTGGACGACGAGCAGATCTGGGACCGCAAGGCGGACGGTGGATTTCCCGATGTCGCCCGGCTCAAACAGCGCGTGCGCGACCGGATCGACCCCGACCGCGACCTCGGCCACATCGACCGAGGATGA
- a CDS encoding YchJ family protein → MADITTPGDDDRCPCGSGERFGGCCGPRLNGSSPAPTAEALMRSRYTAFAVGDREYLLRSWHPRTRPRGLDLDPEQHWVSLQIFDTRAGGLFDDTGTVEFRALYRMRGARGVLSECSRFARVNGAWVYVDGDIES, encoded by the coding sequence ATGGCCGACATCACGACCCCCGGCGACGACGACCGGTGCCCGTGCGGTAGCGGAGAGCGGTTCGGCGGGTGTTGTGGCCCGCGCCTGAACGGCAGCAGCCCCGCACCCACCGCCGAGGCGCTGATGCGCTCGCGCTACACCGCGTTCGCCGTCGGCGACCGGGAGTATCTGCTCCGCAGCTGGCACCCGCGCACCCGCCCGCGCGGACTCGACCTCGATCCGGAGCAGCACTGGGTGTCGTTGCAGATCTTCGATACGCGGGCCGGTGGGCTGTTCGACGACACCGGGACGGTCGAGTTCCGCGCGCTGTACCGCATGCGTGGCGCCCGCGGCGTTCTTTCCGAATGCAGCAGGTTTGCTCGTGTTAACGGGGCGTGGGTATATGTCGATGGTGATATCGAATCGTGA
- a CDS encoding AAA family ATPase — translation MGQGEGESTPRLRDLVSARLRADSSIGPDVAHTVLAALGEPPESGGATPQSGLFLRAVHVRGFRGIGPEAVLPIAPGPGLTLVVGRNGSGKSSFAEAVEVALTGVNRRWEGRSAVWRAGWRNMHCDSTTRITVDVVSAETGDYSIQREWSDTDELPGGAWTRWREGRADGEFRVGDWESAMELYRPFLSYSELGAVADGRPSDLFDALHRLLGLDDVSAALDRTRTRRIELERAAKQSRDARHALLAELTTIADDRAERVAALLRAAAPDLAEIARELAGVRHDPGGVAALQAIVRLELPPAAQVDAAATAVEQAAARLADSAAGDPESGLRVVDLLRRAVEHADAAAGCPCPVCGHGALDAAWRADATARIAEAEQRAVAYTGARAELDEAVAAARALIEPVPAELDSMAAAPNIDPADVHRAWTGWSALAGLEPAAAARLRTAHADLAVRLEALQRAVHKELDRIDAVWTPLVPRIAAWLHEARLVAAADPELRTVRRAEEWLKSAAAGLRDERMAPLADHARRIWGGLRQRSNVDLGAIRLQGNAGASRKVLLDVTVDDTDGTALGVMSQGELHALGLALFLPRATVAESPFGFVMIDDPVQAMDPAKVDGLARVLAAVARSGRQVVVFTHDERLSEAVRRLRLDATVLEVQRRERSRVEVRAIEDPVRRYLADARALQRTRQLPRAIATELVITCCRSAVEAAALARARRELLAAGIDHREVQARVDRARTTWETVSLAIFGVPDRVDDLNDLLDREAPWARAVVRDAAAGAHIRIRRAPAELIDDTRRLVTWLDP, via the coding sequence GTGGGGCAAGGGGAGGGGGAATCCACACCGCGCCTGCGCGATCTGGTTTCGGCACGGTTGCGCGCGGATTCCTCGATCGGCCCGGATGTCGCCCACACCGTACTCGCCGCCCTGGGGGAACCGCCGGAATCCGGTGGTGCGACGCCGCAGTCGGGGCTGTTCCTGCGCGCGGTCCACGTTCGCGGATTTCGCGGTATCGGCCCGGAGGCGGTGCTGCCGATCGCGCCGGGCCCGGGACTGACGCTCGTGGTGGGCCGCAACGGTTCGGGTAAGTCGAGTTTCGCCGAAGCCGTCGAAGTGGCGCTGACGGGAGTGAACCGGCGCTGGGAGGGCCGATCGGCCGTCTGGCGCGCGGGCTGGCGGAACATGCACTGCGACAGCACCACTCGCATCACCGTCGATGTGGTCTCGGCGGAGACCGGCGACTACTCGATCCAGCGGGAGTGGTCGGACACCGACGAATTGCCCGGCGGCGCCTGGACCAGATGGCGCGAGGGCCGCGCCGACGGGGAATTCCGGGTCGGCGACTGGGAATCCGCCATGGAGCTCTACCGCCCCTTCCTGTCCTACAGCGAACTCGGCGCGGTCGCCGACGGACGGCCGAGCGATCTGTTCGACGCGCTGCACCGGTTGCTCGGCCTCGACGACGTCAGCGCCGCCCTCGACCGAACCCGCACGCGCCGAATCGAATTGGAACGCGCGGCCAAGCAGTCCCGGGACGCGCGCCACGCCCTGCTCGCGGAACTCACCACCATCGCCGACGATCGCGCCGAACGGGTCGCCGCCCTGTTGCGCGCCGCCGCACCGGATCTGGCGGAGATCGCGCGCGAACTGGCCGGTGTGCGCCACGATCCGGGCGGGGTGGCGGCATTGCAGGCCATCGTCCGGCTGGAACTTCCCCCCGCCGCGCAGGTCGATGCCGCCGCCACCGCAGTCGAACAGGCCGCCGCTCGGCTGGCCGACTCCGCGGCGGGGGATCCGGAATCCGGGCTGCGCGTGGTGGATCTGCTGCGGCGCGCGGTCGAGCACGCGGACGCGGCGGCGGGCTGTCCCTGCCCGGTCTGCGGTCACGGCGCCCTGGACGCGGCCTGGCGCGCCGATGCCACGGCCCGGATCGCCGAGGCCGAACAGCGCGCGGTCGCGTACACCGGCGCGCGCGCCGAACTGGACGAGGCGGTCGCCGCCGCCCGCGCCCTGATCGAACCCGTTCCGGCGGAACTGGATTCGATGGCGGCCGCACCGAATATCGATCCGGCCGACGTGCACCGCGCCTGGACCGGATGGTCCGCACTGGCCGGACTCGAACCGGCCGCCGCGGCGCGCCTGCGCACGGCACACGCCGACCTCGCGGTCCGGCTGGAGGCGTTGCAGCGCGCGGTACACAAGGAACTCGACCGGATCGATGCGGTGTGGACTCCGCTGGTGCCGCGGATCGCGGCCTGGTTGCACGAGGCGCGACTGGTCGCCGCAGCCGATCCGGAACTGCGGACGGTCCGCCGCGCCGAGGAATGGCTGAAGTCTGCGGCCGCCGGATTGCGGGACGAGCGGATGGCCCCGCTGGCCGACCACGCCCGCCGCATCTGGGGCGGGTTGCGCCAGCGCAGCAATGTGGATCTGGGCGCGATTCGCCTGCAGGGCAACGCCGGAGCCAGCCGCAAGGTGCTGCTCGACGTCACCGTCGACGACACCGACGGCACCGCACTGGGCGTCATGAGCCAAGGGGAACTGCACGCGCTGGGCCTGGCGCTGTTCCTGCCCCGCGCCACGGTGGCCGAGAGCCCGTTCGGATTCGTCATGATCGACGATCCGGTGCAGGCGATGGATCCGGCCAAGGTCGACGGTCTCGCCAGGGTGCTGGCCGCCGTCGCCCGCAGCGGCCGCCAGGTCGTGGTGTTCACCCACGACGAGCGGCTGTCCGAGGCGGTACGCCGATTGCGCCTGGACGCAACGGTTCTCGAGGTCCAGCGCCGCGAGCGTTCCCGGGTGGAGGTCCGCGCGATCGAGGATCCGGTCCGGCGCTATCTGGCCGATGCCCGCGCGCTGCAGCGCACCCGCCAGTTGCCGCGCGCGATCGCGACCGAACTCGTGATCACCTGCTGTCGATCCGCCGTCGAGGCCGCCGCGCTGGCCCGCGCCCGCCGCGAACTACTGGCCGCCGGAATCGATCATCGCGAGGTGCAGGCCCGCGTCGATCGGGCGCGGACCACCTGGGAGACGGTGTCGCTGGCCATCTTCGGCGTGCCGGACCGGGTCGACGATCTCAACGATCTGCTCGACCGCGAGGCGCCGTGGGCCCGTGCGGTGGTCCGCGACGCCGCCGCCGGCGCCCACATCCGCATCCGCCGCGCACCTGCCGAGCTGATCGACGACACCAGGCGGCTCGTGACATGGCTCGATCCGTGA